A single region of the Candidatus Curtissbacteria bacterium genome encodes:
- the nrdR gene encoding transcriptional regulator NrdR, translating to MICPFCSHEATKVVDKRDGTDSKTTRRRRECQKCGRRFTTFERAETLDLLIVKKDGKREVFDRLKLRGGIIKSCEKRPISSDDIERAIDEIEAELRKSTLAEVPSKKIGDLVIKKLKKLDQIAYIRFASVYRQFADIGDFEKELAKLSKKQSVYD from the coding sequence TTGATTTGTCCGTTCTGTTCGCATGAAGCGACGAAAGTTGTCGACAAAAGAGATGGCACCGACAGTAAAACTACTCGAAGAAGACGTGAGTGCCAAAAATGTGGCCGCAGGTTCACAACATTTGAAAGAGCCGAAACACTCGATTTATTAATAGTTAAAAAAGACGGCAAGAGAGAGGTTTTTGATAGGCTCAAGTTAAGAGGCGGCATAATAAAATCTTGCGAAAAAAGGCCGATTTCGTCAGACGACATAGAGCGCGCAATCGACGAAATTGAAGCGGAACTGCGAAAAAGCACTTTAGCAGAAGTACCAAGCAAGAAAATCGGCGATTTAGTTATTAAGAAGCTTAAAAAGTTAGACCAAATTGCTTATATCAGATTCGCGTCCGTATACAGACAATTTGCCGATATTGGAGATTTCGAAAAAGAACTAGCAAAACTATCAAAAAAACAAAGCGTATATGATTAA